CACCGAGGAAACATCGGTGGTCCACTATCTTGAAAAAGCCACCGATTTGCCACCATTTGTCGACAATCCTAAAGCAcaaaacaaagatattactTAAGCAGGTGGACGAAATAACACGAGCTTGTCAACTGGCGAAGGCGTCCGTGGTGAATACAAACCTCTTGGATCAAAAAGAGATAGAAACCATTCTAGCGGAAACTGCAGTCTGCCATACCAAAATGTGGTGGAAGCTGTGGAGTTCGCAGAACCCTCAATTTTTACCAACGGAACCTGCCTGCTATACGTGATGGCGTTACCCAAAGTTGTGGACATCCGATACAAGCTAATGCTCCTCTATCCGACGATCACGGAGGGTAAACAGGTGGTGCTGGAGTAACACAGGATGGCGATGGACACCCAAGAAACCTATGCGGTATTGGGAAACTGCCTCTCCATCGGAAATACGACCATTTGCTGGAAAAAACTTAAGGAAACTAGACGGACCAGCTGCATCCCCAGGCACTTAAAGGGAGGACACGCTCTCTGCAATGACCTGAGAGACGACCAAGAGAAAGTGGAGTTGGTCGACGACGGCACTCTGTTCTTGACGAACTTCAACGGAACGGTCATAGCGGACTCTGGGAAACGTCACCTTTTCGTCAAACGTCACCGGATCGTATATAATCGCACCATCAGTGCGGCCCCCGTGAAGAGTGGCTTACCTGCGGGACGCAGATTTTCACAGTTAACAGCACCGACTACCTGAGTTAAAAGTTAACAGCACCGACTACATGCGCCCGCCCCGGTGCTGATTCGGCCCAATAATATCAGCCGGCCAACATGCACTGACCGGGCATCGACCCACCTGCCCCCGCCCACGTGCcaagtcagcacagcaacatccgGCAGCCTACTGACTGCTCACCGTGCAAGTGGAGTACGGTGAGAAATACAAAATCGGCAAAAGCTGACGCTGACGCCCACGTCGACGCCAACCCACCGAGGGCTGGTGGTAACAGAAGAGAGAATGCACCGACACTTTGGATTTGACAGTGACTAGATAATAACTTAgatttcttaaattatatttaataagcaCAATTATAACgttgaaactgaaactgagtCTTCTGCTGAATTACTTGGACTTGAGGGAAAGCTTGGGACCTAACTCTCTGGACTAccgaggatttaactccgtcaATACTAGGTATTGAACAGGTCCTTCTCCAGGACCAATGCAAGCTAtattaagaaggacttaacttatatattacgttatatatctatatatataaaagaaagtcgTGTTAGTTACAGGAGACGGACATAGGATACTTTTTATCCCGGTCGACAGCGTTCCTCTGTGACTTGACATGAAACGTCAGTCACTATAAAACgtggtataacaaaaaagaatagGACTTGGAATAACTATGTAATTGACGtaaaatgacagctatgtaatgacgtatggatgacaatttgatatttgtaagaaatcaatattaaaactatttctattaaaaaaataattaacaagtggattgaagtgtagtgaagtttaattaataatgccgcgaccaagacgatcgaatctttcccgacaaagccgtaatgcaagaagaatacaaaatactgcaaatgaaaggactgaagaagaacaagaaattgCACGTGAACAGCGCCGCAATAGTATGGCTCGACTTCGTGCTTCTCAATCACGAGAGCAAAGTGAAGCAGCCCGTGAGACAGCTCGGTTGGCAATGCAGAATCGTCAAGCGAACAACAGAAGTCAACAAATAGATAATTTGCGAAGCAGAACAAGATATTTAGCTGATTTGAATCGAGCTGCGTTTCGATACGATTGCAGCAATGATTACAGCTTGCATCCTAGCGTTTGCATTGTTCAAATGGACGTTGTTTGCGAGTATTGTGGTGCATTAAAGTTTTCCGGAGAAACGCCTGGATTATGCTGCGTTAATGGTAAAGTGAAATTGCCAGTGTTGACTCCGCCACATGAGCCATTGTATTCATTGCTTTGCGGCGAAACACAagaatcacgccactttcttgCAAATACTCGAAAATACAATAGTTGTTTCCAAATGACGTTATTTGGGGCAGACATTATCAAAGAAGGAGGTTTTAATCCGAcatttaaggtatttatttttgtacttacATAGAATGT
The sequence above is a segment of the Drosophila biarmipes strain raj3 unplaced genomic scaffold, RU_DBia_V1.1 ptg000008l, whole genome shotgun sequence genome. Coding sequences within it:
- the LOC127011778 gene encoding uncharacterized protein LOC127011778, with the protein product MKIDFKRLNAVTISDTYPIPDIASALSSLGEAKLITTLDLTSGFHQIHMNGNCSLPYQNVVEAVEFAEPSIFTNGTCLLYVMALPKVVDIRYKLMLLYPTITEGKQVVLE